The genomic stretch CCCATGCCGCCACCGATGCAAAGGGTTGCCAGACCCTTCTTCGCGCCACGACGCTTCATCTCGAACACCAGCGTATTGAGGACGCGAGCACCCGAAGCACCTACAGGGTGACCTATAGCGATCGCGCCGCCGTTGACGTTCACGATCGACGTATCCCAGCCAAGGTCCTTGTTGACCGCGCAGGCTTGGGCGGCGAAAGCCTCATTCGCCTCAACCAGGTCGAGATCGGACACCTTCCACCCAGCCTTCTCGAGTGCCTTGCGGGAGGCCGGAATTGGTCCGGTACCCATGATCTTCGGGTCGACACCTGCAGTAGCCCAGGAAACGATACGGACCAGCGGTGTGATACCGCGCCGTGATGCCTCCGCTTCTGTCATCAGAAGTGCAGCGGCCGCCCCGTCATTGATGCCCGAAGCATTGCCGGCAGTAACCGTTCCCTCCTTGTCGAAAGCAGGTTTCAGCTTCGTCATGCTGTCCAGCGTCGCGCCATGGCGGATGTATTCATCGGCATCAACCGTCACGTCGCCCTTACGACCGGGGACGACAACTGGAACGATCTCATCCTTGAAGCGACCTGCAAGCTGGGCAGCCTCTGCCTTGTTTTGCGAAGCGACCGCAAAAGCATCCTGCTCATCGCGGGACAACTGCCACTGACGCGCGACATTCTCCGCAGTCGTTCCCATGTGATAGCCGTAGAAGGCATCGGTCAGACCATCCTTGATCATTGTATCGATCATCTTGAGGTCGCCCATCTTCGTGCCGCCGCGCAGATGGGCGCAATGCGGTGCCATCGACATGGATTCCTGTCCGCCGGCGACGATGATCTTGGCATCGCCTGTCGCGATCTGCTGCATACCCAGGGCCACGGCGCGCAAACCGGAACCGCAAAGCTGATTCATGCCCCAGGCGGTCGCTTCTTGCGGAATACCTGCCTTCATGGCCGCCTGACGCGCCGGGTTCTGGCCGGCCCCTGCCGTCAGAATTTGTCCAAGAATGACTTCGTCCACTTCCGCAGCATCAACCCCGGCGCGGTCCAGCACCCCCTTGATAGCGACAGCGCCCAGATCATGGGCGGCAACATTGGCAAACGCACCGTTGAATGAGCCAACCGGCGTTCTAGCTGCACTTGCGATTACGATGGATGGGCTGCTCATGGATATTTCCTCCAACTCTTCGATGTTGAGACGAAACTGACAAAGGTTGTCCCCGCTGTCAAACGCCATCGACACCAACCTTTCCTTCTTTGGTTGCAGGCTCGTGACTTTCGTCAATTGCCGGTCTTGCAACGCACAAAGAGATTGTCACCGCACTTCATTTGCGCTTACATTCATTGCGGGAAGAGCAAAAAAATTGACGAAATTGGACGGGGTTAGGAGACTGAGCATGGCAAAAGCCGATGGCGAGATCGTGATCAAGAAATATGCCAACCGGCGCCTCTACAATACGGGCACGAGCACCTACGTGACGCTGGAGGATCTGGCGAAGATGGTGAAGAAGGGAGAGGAGTTCACCGTCCAGGATGCCAAGAGCGGCGAAGACATCACGCACTCTGTTCTAACCCAGATCATATTCGAACAGGAATCCAAGACCGGGAATACTCTACTCCCAATCTCGTTTTTGCGTCAGTTGATCAGCTATTATGGCGACCAGATGCAAATGGTCGTGCCGAGCTTCCTCGAACACTCGATGAAGGCATTTACGGAACAGCAAGCCCAGTTCCGTGAACAGATGACCACTGCCTTTGGCGAGACGCCGCTTTCCAAGAACCTTCATGTGCCGATGCAGTTGATGGAAGAACAGGTCAAGCGGAACACGGAGATGTTTCAGCAGGCGATGAACATGTTCTCTCCTTTCCTGGGCGCCCAACCGCCCAAGGAGACGCGCAAGGCGGAAGCGAAGGACATTGACGAACTGAAGGAACAGCTGCGGAACTTGCAGAACAAGCTCGACAGCCTCTAGAACTGCATCTTTAGCGGCTTCAAGTCCTCTTTATCCGGCATCATCGACCGTAAGCTGCACGGCGGGATGGTGCTTGTCTGCAGCCGACTAGGTTTTCATGTGTCAAAGACCGATCGACACATCGCGGCTGGCGGATCTGATCGAGATCGAGAAACCGGCGACCACATCGATCAGTGCGATCAGCATGAGGATAAAGAAGATCTGTGTCGCTGCATCGCGGACCAGAAGGAACTCGACCAGAAATCCGATGAACACCAGCATTGAAAGCATGTGATTGAGGAGTGATCCTGATGCATTGGATGTCGCCTTGAGGATTTCGATGAACAGCAGCAGCAATGCCACGATCACCAGCACATCTGCCAGGGTGAGAGACCATATCGCACCGGACAGCATGGATACGGAGAAGACTGTTGCGGACAGCGCCGCGATACCCCCTCCTCCGAAGAAGCCGATCATCACCAGATTGTAGAGGATCAGCGGTATAATCATCAGCGGGACGGCAGCGAACATCAAGAATCCTTTCAGATGGTGATTGGTCTTGGACTATATCAGCATCTGAATTGTGTCGGATATACTGAGGTAGGCTTCGCTAAAAAGAAAAGGCCGACAAAAAGCCGGCCTTTTCAAACAAAACTGCACAAGTCGATGTTATACGTTTTCCTTGGGCGTCAGCACCTGACGACCGCGATACATACCGGTCTTAAGGTCGATATGATGCGGGCGGCGAAGTTCGCCAGAGTTCTTGTCTTCCACATAGGTAGAAGCCTTCAGACCGTCTGCAGAGCGACGCATACCGCGCTTGGACGGGCTTGTTTTTCTTTTTGGTACAGCCATTTTCGTTACTCCACGTGACGGGCAAAACAGTTTTGTCGGCCTCATTGAGGCCGGACAGTCTCTGTCTCGATCTCGGATTTTGGCGGGCTTATACATGCCATGAGGGGCTTTGACCAGTCCCCCGGACATTTTTTTGAAGAACGCGGCGGGGACGGCCCTGATGATCAGCGGCCACCATCGCCATAGAGACAGGTGACGTATGCGCCGGACTGCCGGGCTCGGCGCTCCACGACATTTGCCAGGCGGCGCATGCCATTGCCGGGCTTGCTGGCCACTCGTTCGAGGGGGTTGGGCAACGCAACTGCCAGAAGTGCTGACTGCTTGGGTCCAAGCTCCGAAGCCGAAACATTGAAATGATGTCGGGCTGCAGCCTCAATCCCGTAAATGCCCGGCCCCCACTCGGCTATATTGAGATAGATTTCCATCATGCGTTCTTTCGACCAGACAAAGTCAGAGGCCATGGCGAGAGGCAGCTCCAGCGCCTTTCTTACAAAAGACCGACCACTCCAGAGAAAGAGGTTCTTCGCCGTCTGCATGGGAATGGTGCTTGCGCCCCGGGTTGTCTCTCCAGCCAGCGCGTCATCGACCACCAGCTTCATCTGCGCCCAGTCGATACCATCGTGAGCACAGAATTGACCGTCTTCCGACATCATGACCGAGCGTACCAGATGCGGGGAAATATCCTCAAACTCGACCCATTGTCGGTCATAACCCCGTAACATGACGAGATCCGCCAGCATCGGCGTCGAAACCGGACGGATTAACTCTATGCGGTAGAGGAGAATGAGCAGATAAGGTGCCAAAAGCACAAACAGGAGAAGTCCAGCAATTCTGCGGAACCATCGTGCCCCACCAGCCGATCTTTTTCGATAACCGTTGATGGGACCATCCCTTTCCATGCCGGCCTCTGTCACCATTGATGCTTGCAGTCTTGATAACTTGGCCGCATCTCATATCGGGCGATGGCCGGAAATGCCAGACTGGAAGCGACCAAAGCTGCGTCAGCACCAGATGCCAACCGTCCGCTGCCTCTCATATTCGGCATTGTCAGTACAAAAACGCCATGCCAAATAGGCTCATGAGCCAGGAAACGATATCTTTTGACCACCGCCTTTCGAGCTTTGCAAAAAGCGTTGAGGCAAATCTCGACCTTCTCCTGTCGACGCACCCGTTGCCTGGCGAACTCGCACGACCGGACCAACTCATCGAAGCAATGCATTATGGCGCCTTGAATGGCGGCAAGCGCCTTCGACCCTATCTCGTGATGGAAAGCACACGCCTTTTCGGCGGCAATGAAGAAGCGGCAATGCGGGTGGGTTGCGCACTGGAATGCCTGCACAGCTATTCGTTGATCCATGACGACTTGCCGGCGATGGACAATGACGACCTGCGTCGTGGCAAGCCGACAGTCCATATCGCCTATGACGAAGCAACAGCCATTTTGGCCGGTGACGGCCTCTTGACCTATGCCTTTGACATCGTCGCGGCACCGGAAACAGAACTGGCGGATCAGGCCAAGGTCCAGCTTGTCCTGGAGCTTGCAAGAGCTGCCGGCATTGGAGGTATGGCAGGCGGTCAGTCGCTGGATCTCGGCGCAGAGAAAGCAACACCGGATGAAGAGGGCATCATTCTCCTCCAATCGATGAAGACGGGAGCATTGCTGCGTTTTGCCTGCGAGGCTGGCGCCATCATCGCCGGAAAATCGGCTGAGGACCGCAGGCGTCTGAGGACATTTGGCGAAGTGATCGGCAGGGCCTTTCAACTGGCCGATGACCTTCTGGACGTCACCGCCGATGCCAAGACCATGGGCAAGGCAACAGGCAAGGATGCCGACCGTGGCAAGGCAACGCTTGTCGGGCTCCACGGCATTGCCTGGGCCGAAGCGCGTCTCGACCAGCTGGTGGAAGAAGCCATTGGCATTCTGGCACCCTATGGCGATAAGGCCCAGATCCTGAAGGCGACCGCGCGCTTCGTAGCCGATCGCAAGAACTGAGCCTCGAACAATCAGCGTCTTGCCATCAGGTTAAGTGATGGCATCCATCAAACCTTCTTGCTCGACATGATCGGGGATGAAGGCGCAATCTGCTGTGCATCATCCGGGGACACTCAGCATGTCAGATTTGATTGGACACTGGCCACAGCTCTTGGCCGCATACACTGTCTATCTTGTAGCGGTGATTACGCCAGGGCCGGCCAACCTCGCCATCATGGGAACAGCAATGAGTGAGGGCCGCAAGCGCGGCCTCATCATCGCCCTTGGTATATTCACCGGATCCTTCACCTGGGCCATGGCTGCGGCGCTGGGCCTTGCTGCCATTCTGACCCGTTATGGAGAGGTGCTCCAGCTCCTGAAACTCGCAGGCGGCATCTACATGCTGTACCTGGCCTATAAAGCGATAAAGAGCCTTTCACGGCCTACATCGACCAGTGATCTGGAGCGGCCAACGGAAGGGAAACGTCTCTGGCGGACCTATCTTGCGGGCTATGCCATCCATATGACCAATCCCAAGGCCATCTTCGGCTGGTTGGCCACCATTTCCCTTGGGCTTCCTCCGGAGGCTTCGGTCAGCTCCGTCATGCTTGTGGTTGGCGGATGCCTTCTAACCGGCTTTACCGTCTTCATGAGCTATGCACTGCTGTTTTCGACAAACAGGGCCGTTCGTCTCTATAAGAGCGCACGACGTCCGCTGGACGCCGTCATGGCAATTTTCTTTGGTACGGCTGGAGCGAAAACGATCTCGACCGCTTTCTGATACTGAAAGAAAAAAGGCGCCGCTTGCGCGACGCCTTCTTGCTTTGCTTGACAAAATTGAAAATCAGCCAGCCGTGACAGGAGCAATCGTGATCTCGACACGGCGGTTCTGCGCGCGGCCTTCCGGCGTCGCATTCGAGGCGATCGGCTGGCTTGGGCCGAAGCCAAGGGCAGAGACACGACGCGGGTCGATGCCCTGCGCGTTGAGATAGCCGGCTACCGATTGCGCGCGGCGCTCCGAAAGCGCCTGATTGTAATCAAGGCTACCGGTGGAGTCCGTGTGACCATTAATGTCGATCAGTGTGCGATCGAACTTGCGCAAGACGATCGCGACCGAATTCAAGGTCGGATAGAACTGCGGCATGACCTGGTCCTGATCCGTCGCAAAGGTAATGTTGGACGGCATGTTGAGAATGATCCGATCACCGGCGCGCGTGACCGAGATGCCCGTGCCCTGGAGCTGCGCGCGCAGTTCGGCTTCCTGCTGGTCCATGTAATTGCCGATGGCGCCGCCCGCGAGCGCTCCGACACCGGCACCGATCAGAGCCGCGTTGCGGCGGCCTTCTGGCGAGCCGCCGACAGCCAGACCACCGAGGGCACCCACAGCAGCACCCAGCGCCGCACCACCGGCAGTGTTCGAAACCTTTTGCTGACCAGTGTAAGGGTCAGTCGTTGTGCAGGCAGTGAGGACAGTTGCGGAAAGCGCAACGATAGCGATCTTCTTGATCATGATGGATGTTCCTCCAAGAACAGGCTGTTAACTCCTGAACAGCGGAAATGCGGCAACATAAAGTTGCCCGCATGCCTATTCCGCCGCCGATTTGCGACCGTAACGCTTCTCGATGTAATCTGCCACCAGCGCCTCAAAGTCACCAGCGATATTCGGTCCACGAAGGGTCATGGCCTTCTGCCCGTCAATAAACACGGGCGCCGCCGGATTTTCGCCCGTACCTGGCAGAGATATGCCGATGTCGGCGTGCTTGCTTTCGCCGGGGCCATTGACGATGCAGCCCATGACGGCAACGTTCAACCCTTCGACCCCCGGATACTTCTCGCGCCAGACAGGCATGTTCTTGCGCAGATCCTCCTGGATCTTCTGAGCCAGTTCCTGGAACACCGTCGAAGTGGTGCGACCACAGCCGGGACAGGCGGCGACCACCGGCACAAACTGACGGAAGCCCATGACCTGCAGCAATTCCTGCGCCACCTGCACTTCGCGGGTCCGATCACCATTTGGTTCCGGCGTGAGGGAGACACGGATCGTGTCGCCGATCCCGTGTTGCAGCACATAGCCCATGGCGGCTGAGGACGCGACAATGCCTTTCGAACCCATACCCGCTTCTGTGAGACCGAGATGCAGCGCATGGTTCGATCGCTCGGCGAGCATGGAGTAAACGGCAATCAGGTCCTGAACCTGACTGACCTTGGCCGAAAGGATGATGCGGCTTCGGGGAAGTCCGATCTCCTCTGCCAATTCGGCCGAAAGCAGCGCCGACTGAACGATTGCCTCACGGGTGACTTCGCGGGCAGAAAGTGGAAAGCCCTTGGCCTGGTTCTCATCCATCAGCCGCGTCAGAAGCTCCTGATCAAGCGAGCCCCAGTTCACCCCGATGCGAACCGGCTTGTCATAGCGGATCGCCATTTCGACGATCTCGGCGAACTGCTTGTCTTTCTTGTCCTTGAAGCCGACATTGCCGGGATTGATGCGATACTTGGCAAGAGCCTCTGCGCAGTCGGGATGATCGGCAAGCAGACGGTGGCCAATATAATGGAAGTCACCCACCAGCGGCACGTCGATACCGAGGCGCATCAGTCGGTCACGGATGCGCGGCACGGCAGCCGCGCTTTCATCGCGATCAACGGTGATGCGGACAATTTCGGAGCCGGCTTTATGCAGCGCTGCAATCTGGGCAACCGTGGCGTCAATGTCGGCAGTGTCGGTATTCGTCATCGACTGGACAACGACAGGTGCACCGCCACCGATAATTACGCCACCAACATCGACCGCAATGGAAGCCCGTCGCGGTTTCGGATCATGATCACTAGAAGCCATTGGCATGTCTCTTGGGGTGAAACTCGCTATGGAGGTGGATCAAACCGCCTGCCTTGTCAACCATATCAGGTCGGCAGGCGGACAAACCTTGGTGTTCGCCACTCCCTCAAAACGCGACAAATGGCGTCAGTGGGAAACGGCGCGATCGGCATGTCGCGCAAGCCCGGCCATCATGAATACAAAGAGAATGGGGAGCGATATCACCGTGTAGACCGTCGAAAGCGACACATACTCTGCAACAAAGCCAATCAAGGACGGTGCAAACAGGATTCCCGAATAGCCGAGCGACGTTACGACGGAAAGCCCGATACCCGGAGCCAGACCCGGTATATTGCCACCAGCCGAAAATGCGATCGGAACCATGTTGGAGATACCGATACCAGCAATCGCAAAGCCGATGATGGCAACGGTGACATTTGGCGCCTGCCCGGCGATGATCAGGCCGACAAACGCCGCCACGGAACACCAGCGAAGCGTCTTCACGGCTCCCAGGCGATCTCGGACAAAATCGCCAGCGAAACGCAGGATCGCCATCGTTAGCGAGAATGCCGCAAAGGCGAAGCCGGATATTGTCGTCGATGCACCCAGTTCATTGCCAAGATAGAGGGCACTCCAATCAAGGACGCTCCCCTCGGGCACCATTGAAAACAGGGCGATCAGACCGATGAGCCACGGAAGAGGCGAGCGCGGCAGCTGGAGTTTCTGGTGCTTTTCACTCTCCTGTGGCGGGTCCTTGATAATCATGGGCCTTGCGGCAAGGAAGAGCACCAGACAGACACCGGCTACCAGAAGACTATGAGAGAGCACGCCTAGGTTTGCGATGAGATAGCCACCGGTCGCCGAACCGACGAGCCCGCCAAGGCTCCAGAATGCATGACAGGATGACATGATGGACCGACGGACATGCCGCTCTGCGACTACCGCATTGGCGTTCATCGCGACATCCATTGCCCCGGTCAGGCCACCAAAAAGAAAGATAGCGACAGCACCGAGCCAGACCGATTCAACAATGGAGACGCCTATGACGGTGGGTATGAACAGAATGGTCGTGGCCTGAACGACTCGGTTTGAACCGTGACGGGCGATCTGTGCGCCCGCGAGTGGCATCATCACAAGCGAGCCGACCCCGAAGACGAAGATCATGATCCCAAGCGCAAATTCCGACAGCGCCAGTGCTGACGCGAAAAAGGGTATCTTCGTTACCCAGGCACCGATCACCAGACCATTCAGGAAAAACAACAGGGAAACAGCCGCGCGCTCTCGGGTCACAAGGGGAATGCTTCCGGCAGTTTCCGGCGTCTGCGCATATTCGGTCATGGGATCTCCTGCAAGGTGGGCCTAAACTAATTAAATCGATTAGATTGGCAATTCCCTTCTGTGCTGAAATGCTCACATTTTATTTCGTCAGACATGATTGCTGAAGATCAAACCGGCGGCCCCGGCTGTGGGCTATCCTGCGTTTTGACAATCGAACCGCCACCACTTGCAATTCCGGTCGTCCACAATATATATCAATTCCACTATGTATTAAGGAGCCTCTCATGACCCTCGACCGCGTCATTCTCGCATTTGCCGGCATCATGGTTTTGCTGTCAGTCCTTCTGACGGTCTTTGTCCATCCGCTCTTCATCTGGTTCACCGTCTTCATCGGCGTGAACATGTTTCAGTCCGCCTTTACCGGTTTCTGTCCGGCAGCCATGATTTTCCGCAAACTCGGGATCCGGCAGGGCACGGCGTTTTAAGGCCACAAAGGGGGATCACCATGAAGAAATATCTTCTGGCGGCGCAAATGGCCGCGACCATAGCATTTCTCTCCTCACCCGTATCGGCTGAGAGCCTGTCTCTGCAAATGACAACTCTGCCTGAATGGAAGGCAGTCTACGGGCGCGTGGAAACCCGTGACAGCGTTCCTGCAAGAGCGCGCATTGGCGGCACGCTGATCGAACTGAATGTCGCCGAGGGGGACACAGTGGCCGCCGGCGATGTCGTGGCCACCGTCAAGGATGACAAGATCGACTTTCAGGTCGCAGCCTTGGATGCGCAACTGAAAGGTCTGCAGGCCTCACTTGAGAACGCACAGAGCGAGTTGGCGCGTGGCGAAGAACTGATCAAGCGCGGCGTGACGACAGCCCAGCGGCTCGACGCGCTGCGTACGCAGGTGGATGTCCTGAACAACCAGATTGCCGCGACCGAGGCTCAACGCCTCGTCGTCGTTCAGCAATCCCGCGAGGGCGAGATCCTGGCACCAGCAGCTGGCAAGGTGCTGTCCGTGCCTGTCACCCGCGATGCCGTCATCATGCCGGGTGAAGCGGTGGCCACAATTGGCGGCGGCGGCTTCTTCCTGCGCCTCGCAATTCCCGAACGTCACGCCGATCTTCTGGCAGAGGGCGCTTCAATCGAGATTGAAGACGTCACCGGCAATCCCGGTAAAGGACGTTTGGTGAAACTCTACCCGGAAATCGACAATGGCCGCGTCATCGCAGATGTCGAGGTCAACGACTTGCCCACGTCCTATGTCGGCAAGCGCCTGCTTGTGCGGGTTCCGGTCGGCGAACGGAACGCTTTGCTCGTTCCACAGGAGGCTGTTTCCAATCGCCATGGTCTGGATTTCGTAGCAATCCGGAATGGTGAAGACACATTCGAGAAGGCCGTCGTGACAGCCGCTCCCCTCACTGTGAATGGTCAGGTCATGGTCGAAATCCTAACCGGACTCGAAATCGCCGACGAGGTGGTCCTGCCATGAAGAGCCCCGGTCTTGGTATTGCCGGCGGCCTGACGAAGAGTTTCATCTCGTCGCCGCTCACGCCTCTCTTCCTTCTGGCCTCGCTTGCCCTGGGACTGGTCGCGCTTGTTTCGCTGCCGCGTGAGGAGGAGCCGCAAATCTCCGTTCCTATGGTCGACATCATGGTCCGTGCCGATGGTCTGAAGGCCGAGGATGCGGTCAAGCTGGTCACCGAGCCGCTCGAAACCATCGTCAAGGGCATCAACGATGTTGAGCACGTCTACTCGCAGACAAGCGATGACCAGGTCCTGGTCACCGCTCGCTTTGTCGTCGGCACTTCCAGCGATGCGGCGGTGCTCAGGATTCATGACGATATCCGCGCCAATCTTTCGAGCATCCCCGTCGGCATCCAGGAGCCGGCGATCATCGGTCGAACAATCGATGACGTCGCGATTGTCACACTCACACTGACGCCTTCCGAAGAGGCAGCAGAAAGTGTGGATGCCGAGACGCTGACCCGCATTGCCCGCGAATTGCGGGTGGAGATGGCGAAGATCGGCGATGTTGGCCAAAGCTATCTGGTAGGCGAAAACGGCAACGCCATTCGCGTCAATCCGGATCCCGAGCGCCTTGCGCTTTACGGCGTCACACTACAGCAACTCTCCGGCAAACTTCAGTCAGCCAATCGCTCCTTCTCCACCGGCAGGGTACGCGACGGCGGGCAACAGATTGAAGTGGTTGCAGGCGAAACACTCTCGACGCCGGCAGAAATCTCCAACCTTCTCTTGACGACCCGCGACAACCGCCCCGTCTACGTCCGGGACGTCGCTGAAGTCTCGTTCGTAACGGACACAAGCGAAGCGAAGGTCTCGACGGTCACCAGAGCCGAAAACGGCAGCCTTGAGAGAGTCCCGGCTGTCACACTGGCTTTGGCCAAGCGCGCTGGCGCCAATGCCGTCGTTGTATCGGAAGAAATCCTGCACCGGGTCGAAGAACTGAAGGGAAGCCTCATTCCCGACAGCGTTGCCGTCGAGGTCACCCGGAACTACGGGGAAACCGCCAACGAAAAGGCAAACGAACTCCTTTTCCACCTTGCGCTTGCGACAATATCGATCATTGCGCTCGTTTGGGTATCGATCGGCCGTCGTGAGGCATTGGTCGTCGCCATCGTCATTCCGGTCACGATCCTGCTGACACTCTTTGCCGCCAACCTCATGGGCTACACGCTCAACAGGGTTTCGCTGTTTGCACTGATCTTCTCCATCGGCATCCTGGTGGACGACGCCATCGTCGTGATCGAAAACATTGCTCGACACTGGGGCATGAATCCCTCCGGCGACCGGCGACTGTCGGCCATTGAAGCAGTGGCAGAGGTCGGCAACCCGACCATCGTCGCGACACTGACCGTCGTGGTCGCGCTGCTTCCGATGATGTTCGTCTCCGGCATGATGGGCCCCTATATGAGCCCGATCCCGGCCAATGCGTCGGCGGCGATGATCTTCTCGTTTTTCGTGGCGGTGATTGTCACACCATGGCTGATGCTGAAGATCGCCGGCAAGGCGCAGTTGCATCATGATGATGCGCATCGAAATGGCGGCATGCTGGGACGCGGATATACAGCGGTGGCAGCGCCAATCCTGGCCTCCAAGAGTCGCAGCTGGATTTTTCTGATCCTCGTCGGGATCGCCACAATCGGCTCTTTGGTGCTCTTCTACACGAAGGATGTCACAGTCAAACTGCTTCCCTTCGACAACAAGTCGGAGCTGCAGATCACGATAGACCTGCCGGAGGGCTCATCCGTCGAGGCAACAGATGCCGTCGCCCAGGCAGCAGCGGCAGTTGCCTTGTCCATGCCGGAGGTCATGACGACCCAGACCCATGCCGGCACGGCCGCCCCGTTTAACTTTAACGGACTGGTCCGCCATTCATTCTTCCGCAACCAGCCACATCTGGGTGATGTACAGCTCAATCTGACACCCAAAGGCGAACGTGAGCGTTCAAGTCACGAGATTGCTCTTGATCTGCGCCAGCGCCTGCTGTCCGAATTGACCGTTCCAGAAGGTACAAGCCTCAAAGTCGTTGAACCGCCACCCGGCCCGCCGGTCATGGCAACGCTGCTGGCCGAGATCTACGGCCCGGATGCGCAAACGCGGCGCGCGACTGCCGAAAAGGTGAAGCAGGCCTTCCAGTCCGTTCCCTTCATCGTGGATGTGGATGACAGCTATGGTGAACCGACCCGTCGCCTGAGGCTAACCATTTCAACAGACGATCTCGACTACTACGGGGTCTCGGAGGCCGATGTCTTCGATACGATCTCTATCCTCAACGGATCGACGACGGTCGGTTATTCGCACCGCGGCGATGGACGCTATCCCATCCCGATTACGGTTGAGCGATCCAAGGGTGAGAAAGTCCTCGACGAGACCTTCCTGTCGACACCGATCCCGGCCAACCTGCTGCCCGGATCACGCGCCGTGGTCGAGCTTGGCGACGTTGTGCGGATAGAGGAGGAACAGGCTTCCTATCCGATCTTCCGTCACAATGGTCGCTATGCCGAAATGGTGACGGCTGAACTTGCCGGAGACTTTGAAGCCCCGCTCTATGGTATGCTGGCCGTTCATGAAGCGCTGGATCAGCAGGACTGGACCGGCTTGCAAAAGCCCGAAATCGCCCTGCACGGACAGCCGACAGACGAAAGCAAGACGACCTTGCTCTGGGACGGAGAATGGGAAGTCACATGGGTGACCTTCCGGGACATGGGAGCTGCCTTCATGGTCGCCCTGCTCGGGATCTACATTCTTGTGGTCGCCCAGTTTGGCTCGTTCAAGGTTCCTCTGGTGATCCTGACGCCGATACCGTTGACGTTCAT from Peteryoungia desertarenae encodes the following:
- a CDS encoding MFS transporter codes for the protein MTEYAQTPETAGSIPLVTRERAAVSLLFFLNGLVIGAWVTKIPFFASALALSEFALGIMIFVFGVGSLVMMPLAGAQIARHGSNRVVQATTILFIPTVIGVSIVESVWLGAVAIFLFGGLTGAMDVAMNANAVVAERHVRRSIMSSCHAFWSLGGLVGSATGGYLIANLGVLSHSLLVAGVCLVLFLAARPMIIKDPPQESEKHQKLQLPRSPLPWLIGLIALFSMVPEGSVLDWSALYLGNELGASTTISGFAFAAFSLTMAILRFAGDFVRDRLGAVKTLRWCSVAAFVGLIIAGQAPNVTVAIIGFAIAGIGISNMVPIAFSAGGNIPGLAPGIGLSVVTSLGYSGILFAPSLIGFVAEYVSLSTVYTVISLPILFVFMMAGLARHADRAVSH
- a CDS encoding YgaP family membrane protein, with product MTLDRVILAFAGIMVLLSVLLTVFVHPLFIWFTVFIGVNMFQSAFTGFCPAAMIFRKLGIRQGTAF
- a CDS encoding efflux RND transporter periplasmic adaptor subunit: MKKYLLAAQMAATIAFLSSPVSAESLSLQMTTLPEWKAVYGRVETRDSVPARARIGGTLIELNVAEGDTVAAGDVVATVKDDKIDFQVAALDAQLKGLQASLENAQSELARGEELIKRGVTTAQRLDALRTQVDVLNNQIAATEAQRLVVVQQSREGEILAPAAGKVLSVPVTRDAVIMPGEAVATIGGGGFFLRLAIPERHADLLAEGASIEIEDVTGNPGKGRLVKLYPEIDNGRVIADVEVNDLPTSYVGKRLLVRVPVGERNALLVPQEAVSNRHGLDFVAIRNGEDTFEKAVVTAAPLTVNGQVMVEILTGLEIADEVVLP
- a CDS encoding efflux RND transporter permease subunit, which codes for MKSPGLGIAGGLTKSFISSPLTPLFLLASLALGLVALVSLPREEEPQISVPMVDIMVRADGLKAEDAVKLVTEPLETIVKGINDVEHVYSQTSDDQVLVTARFVVGTSSDAAVLRIHDDIRANLSSIPVGIQEPAIIGRTIDDVAIVTLTLTPSEEAAESVDAETLTRIARELRVEMAKIGDVGQSYLVGENGNAIRVNPDPERLALYGVTLQQLSGKLQSANRSFSTGRVRDGGQQIEVVAGETLSTPAEISNLLLTTRDNRPVYVRDVAEVSFVTDTSEAKVSTVTRAENGSLERVPAVTLALAKRAGANAVVVSEEILHRVEELKGSLIPDSVAVEVTRNYGETANEKANELLFHLALATISIIALVWVSIGRREALVVAIVIPVTILLTLFAANLMGYTLNRVSLFALIFSIGILVDDAIVVIENIARHWGMNPSGDRRLSAIEAVAEVGNPTIVATLTVVVALLPMMFVSGMMGPYMSPIPANASAAMIFSFFVAVIVTPWLMLKIAGKAQLHHDDAHRNGGMLGRGYTAVAAPILASKSRSWIFLILVGIATIGSLVLFYTKDVTVKLLPFDNKSELQITIDLPEGSSVEATDAVAQAAAAVALSMPEVMTTQTHAGTAAPFNFNGLVRHSFFRNQPHLGDVQLNLTPKGERERSSHEIALDLRQRLLSELTVPEGTSLKVVEPPPGPPVMATLLAEIYGPDAQTRRATAEKVKQAFQSVPFIVDVDDSYGEPTRRLRLTISTDDLDYYGVSEADVFDTISILNGSTTVGYSHRGDGRYPIPITVERSKGEKVLDETFLSTPIPANLLPGSRAVVELGDVVRIEEEQASYPIFRHNGRYAEMVTAELAGDFEAPLYGMLAVHEALDQQDWTGLQKPEIALHGQPTDESKTTLLWDGEWEVTWVTFRDMGAAFMVALLGIYILVVAQFGSFKVPLVILTPIPLTFIGILGGHWLFNAPFTATSMIGFIALAGIIVRNSILLVDFVKHAASPERPLTEVLIEAGAIRFKPILLTALAAIIGAITILSDPIFQGLAISLLFGLISSTLLTVLVIPAIYRVLRT